In Acinetobacter pittii, one genomic interval encodes:
- the tssC gene encoding type VI secretion system contractile sheath large subunit: MNNTQSAAMPLVENEQATLLDSIVEESRIARNEEEHSRAKSLIGELAKEVMAGTITVSENMTLSIDKRIAEIDALISNQLSQIMHNEQFQKIESTWRGLYYFCQETPSNPLIKIRMLNTTKKELVKDFQGATDFDQSTLFKKIYEEEYGSFGGAPYSALIGDFEFDRTPSDMYLLEQISHVAAAAHAPFISAASPSILGLESFTDIDRPRDVSKIFETAEYVQWRSFRDSEDARYVALTLPHVLGRLPYHPKEGTATEGFNFAEDVSGANHNEYLWMNAAYAFGTRLTNAFDMHGWCAAIRGVEGGGLVEGLPVHTFKTQDGEVVFKCPTEIAITDRREKELSDLGFIPLVHCKNTDYAAFFGAQSTQKPKKYDNDTANANSALSSQIQYIMAVSRIAHYLKAMMRDKVGSFASAGNVEAFLNEWLSQYVLLDDGASQEAKAQYPLREASVKVVEDPAQPGHYKSVVFLRPHFQLDELSVSLRLVTELPQSSN; the protein is encoded by the coding sequence ATGAATAATACTCAATCTGCAGCAATGCCACTTGTTGAAAATGAACAAGCTACGCTTTTAGACTCGATTGTTGAAGAAAGCCGTATTGCTCGAAATGAAGAAGAACATTCGCGTGCAAAAAGCTTAATTGGTGAACTTGCTAAAGAAGTAATGGCAGGGACAATTACAGTTTCTGAAAATATGACTTTATCAATTGATAAGCGTATTGCGGAAATTGATGCTCTGATTTCAAATCAATTAAGTCAGATCATGCACAATGAGCAATTCCAAAAGATTGAATCAACTTGGCGTGGTCTCTATTACTTCTGTCAAGAGACTCCATCTAACCCTCTTATTAAAATTCGTATGTTGAATACGACTAAGAAAGAGTTAGTAAAAGATTTCCAAGGTGCTACAGACTTCGATCAAAGCACTTTGTTTAAGAAAATCTATGAAGAAGAATACGGTTCTTTTGGTGGTGCGCCATACTCAGCATTAATCGGCGATTTTGAATTTGACCGTACGCCTTCTGATATGTATTTGCTTGAGCAAATCTCTCATGTTGCTGCAGCAGCTCATGCGCCATTTATTTCGGCCGCTAGCCCAAGCATTCTTGGCCTTGAGTCATTTACAGATATTGACCGTCCTCGAGATGTTTCAAAAATCTTTGAAACAGCGGAATATGTTCAATGGCGTTCATTCCGTGACAGTGAAGATGCTCGCTATGTCGCTTTAACCTTGCCACATGTACTAGGTCGTCTTCCTTATCATCCAAAGGAAGGAACAGCTACAGAAGGGTTTAACTTTGCTGAAGATGTTTCGGGTGCAAACCACAATGAATATTTGTGGATGAATGCTGCTTACGCTTTCGGTACTCGTTTAACTAATGCATTTGATATGCATGGTTGGTGTGCTGCAATTCGTGGTGTTGAGGGTGGTGGTTTAGTTGAAGGCTTGCCAGTACATACATTTAAAACACAAGATGGTGAAGTGGTATTTAAGTGCCCAACAGAGATTGCAATCACTGACCGCCGTGAAAAAGAATTAAGCGATTTAGGCTTTATTCCTTTGGTTCATTGTAAAAACACTGATTACGCTGCTTTCTTTGGTGCGCAGTCAACTCAAAAACCTAAAAAATATGACAATGATACAGCAAATGCTAACTCTGCTTTATCGAGTCAAATTCAGTACATCATGGCCGTTTCACGTATTGCTCATTATTTAAAAGCAATGATGAGAGACAAAGTGGGTAGCTTTGCTTCTGCTGGAAATGTTGAAGCATTCTTAAATGAGTGGTTGTCACAGTATGTATTACTTGACGATGGTGCTTCTCAAGAAGCAAAAGCTCAATATCCTTTGCGTGAAGCGTCTGTAAAAGTTGTAGAAGACCCTGCTCAACCAGGTCACTACAAATCTGTGGTTTTCTTGCGACCACACTTCCAGCTGGATGAGTTGTCAGTTTCTTTACGACTTGTCACTGAGTTACCTCAGTCCTCAAATTAA
- a CDS encoding tetratricopeptide repeat protein has protein sequence MKLRLFVITLILFTSACTQDKEEHTHGALTKDYKDVSEYKSKLELEKAAKANDAEAIFVLASMYATGEGEKFDQKKALELFEKSAQLGSSNAMLQLGLIYRNGNEVVKKDDKKALMWFEEGAKKGNPSAIHNVGLAYYKGLNIKQDRAKAFTYFIRSAELGLIQSQTVVAAQLYGGDGVKKDIKASFKWILKAAEQGDLESQNNVGLAYERGEGVEQDPLKALVWFKRAADHGHALAQYNTALKYYNGAGMKQNLDKSIRYAEMAVRNGNKAGIELLFNIYSDDSSSKYNPEKANYWKSKI, from the coding sequence ATGAAGCTTAGATTGTTTGTCATTACCTTAATATTATTCACATCTGCATGCACTCAAGACAAAGAAGAACACACTCACGGAGCTTTGACTAAAGATTATAAAGATGTATCTGAATATAAGTCTAAACTTGAACTAGAAAAGGCTGCAAAAGCAAATGATGCTGAGGCTATTTTTGTATTGGCATCCATGTATGCCACAGGCGAAGGTGAAAAATTTGATCAAAAGAAAGCATTGGAACTATTTGAGAAATCTGCACAATTAGGCTCCTCAAATGCCATGCTTCAATTAGGGCTGATTTATCGAAATGGCAATGAAGTTGTAAAAAAAGATGATAAAAAAGCTTTAATGTGGTTTGAAGAAGGCGCTAAAAAGGGAAATCCTTCCGCAATTCATAATGTTGGGTTGGCATATTACAAAGGTTTAAATATAAAACAAGATAGAGCAAAAGCTTTTACATATTTTATTCGATCTGCTGAGTTAGGACTCATACAATCCCAGACAGTAGTTGCTGCTCAATTATATGGTGGAGATGGCGTTAAAAAGGATATCAAAGCATCTTTTAAATGGATATTAAAAGCTGCTGAACAGGGAGATCTTGAATCACAAAACAATGTAGGTTTGGCTTATGAGCGAGGTGAGGGGGTAGAGCAAGATCCACTTAAAGCACTTGTTTGGTTTAAGCGTGCGGCTGATCATGGACATGCGTTAGCGCAATATAATACTGCTCTTAAATATTATAATGGTGCGGGTATGAAACAAAATTTAGATAAGTCAATACGATATGCAGAAATGGCTGTACGCAATGGAAATAAGGCTGGAATAGAGTTGTTATTTAATATTTATTCGGATGATAGTAGTTCAAAGTATAATCCTGAAAAAGCTAATTATTGGAAGTCTAAAATATAA
- the tssB gene encoding type VI secretion system contractile sheath small subunit: MAKRESVQKKLQRIRPPRVQLTYDVEIGDAKEAKELPFVVGVMGDFSAASELERTKLKDKKFINVDLDNIDEVMESLSPRAAFQVDNTLTEEGGKIAVDLTFKSMEDFRPENVVQQVDPLKKLVEARERLTDLRNKISNSERLEDLLDEVLKNTDQIRKLSAEADHE; encoded by the coding sequence ATGGCTAAGAGAGAGAGCGTACAAAAGAAGCTTCAGCGAATTCGACCTCCACGTGTTCAACTTACATATGATGTCGAAATTGGTGATGCAAAAGAAGCGAAAGAACTACCATTTGTTGTAGGTGTGATGGGTGATTTTTCGGCTGCATCTGAGCTTGAGCGTACAAAATTAAAAGATAAAAAATTTATTAATGTTGATTTAGATAACATTGATGAAGTTATGGAGTCTTTATCTCCAAGAGCTGCTTTCCAAGTAGATAATACGTTGACAGAAGAGGGCGGTAAAATCGCTGTTGATTTAACATTTAAGTCAATGGAAGATTTTCGTCCGGAAAATGTGGTTCAACAGGTTGATCCATTAAAAAAACTTGTTGAAGCACGTGAGCGTTTAACTGATTTAAGAAACAAAATTTCTAACAGTGAACGTTTGGAAGATTTACTTGATGAAGTTCTTAAAAATACAGATCAGATTCGTAAATTGAGTGCGGAGGCTGATCATGAATAA
- a CDS encoding Hcp family type VI secretion system effector, protein MKDIYVEFRGKYKVDGESRDAEHKGWLEVNSWSHNIRQPKSATSSSVGGHTAERVEHSDMVFVKDLDATSPKLWEACSAGYTFDEVQIDFYRANGDKRIKYLQIKLKHVLVSSVTPTVNEEGVPTEAFGLKYAAVEWTYNQQDINGTAKGAVTKKWSLSNNTASYAA, encoded by the coding sequence ATGAAAGATATATACGTTGAGTTTCGTGGTAAGTATAAAGTTGACGGAGAGTCTCGTGACGCTGAGCACAAAGGCTGGTTAGAAGTTAACTCTTGGTCTCACAACATTCGTCAACCTAAATCTGCTACTTCAAGTAGTGTTGGTGGTCATACTGCTGAACGTGTTGAACATTCAGATATGGTTTTTGTTAAAGACCTAGATGCAACTAGCCCGAAATTATGGGAAGCATGTTCAGCTGGTTATACATTTGATGAAGTACAAATCGACTTCTACCGTGCAAATGGTGATAAGCGCATCAAGTACTTACAAATTAAATTGAAACATGTTCTAGTTTCTAGTGTAACTCCAACAGTTAATGAAGAAGGTGTTCCAACAGAAGCGTTTGGCTTGAAATACGCAGCTGTTGAGTGGACTTACAATCAACAAGATATTAACGGTACTGCTAAAGGTGCTGTTACTAAGAAATGGTCACTTTCTAACAATACTGCTTCTTACGCGGCGTAA
- the tssE gene encoding type VI secretion system baseplate subunit TssE — protein MNLDRLYPYGFRSTLFDRLIPESEDYAKGLSIQQLRESVAKDLEDLLNSRVAKLDHVVDDYPLVKKSILQFGIIDFVGLSTANPLDRDKICQSIEQSIAAHEPRLRQIRVEMLLDGHNMGALCLSIQAYLNIHPLYEPVVFDALLKPTTQQYVISART, from the coding sequence ATGAATTTAGATCGGCTTTATCCCTATGGATTTCGTTCAACTTTGTTTGACCGCTTAATTCCTGAAAGTGAAGATTATGCGAAAGGTCTTTCTATTCAGCAATTAAGAGAATCGGTAGCAAAAGATTTAGAAGACTTGCTTAACAGTCGAGTCGCTAAGTTGGATCATGTAGTCGATGATTATCCACTAGTTAAAAAATCGATACTTCAGTTCGGTATTATTGATTTTGTGGGGCTTTCTACAGCTAATCCGCTAGATCGAGACAAGATTTGCCAATCAATTGAACAATCAATTGCAGCTCATGAACCCAGATTAAGACAAATACGGGTAGAGATGTTGTTGGATGGGCACAATATGGGGGCATTGTGTTTAAGCATTCAAGCATATCTAAATATTCATCCACTGTATGAACCTGTCGTTTTTGATGCATTGTTAAAACCAACAACGCAGCAATATGTAATTTCAGCGAGAACCTAA
- a CDS encoding T6SS effector BTH_I2691 family protein, with translation MTENRKMILGKSKSNNSFNEMIAKQKQKQDKIPVMGKTAPVGDMRNPTVAKNINKKIEESEIAKSAKQSTAANMQNSSAGQAQKECSNFCRKKGFNILPVRYTVVKDNPPALPASLGKNVKDIQLSHLKYAVEMIDTGYIYRLVKRTSGALEWAGYKVTPNGHLSYFPVGKEAPKSVPEFACKGAGHSFNSSVIAVESNPKDEAKIAYIIHTHVPMSKAKISEYEKNADKFVTEGKWQKILINGGSAQEHCIAASQFKTTVYNLNSFGKNRIDATLNKFKDEPKSLACMALYDPVGITRKLNTLRNSEFKKVMDFLAKKEGDFTNEHRLHSSQCIDSIKICLENRLLNERSQLSTQVTKSQVLMGLWDELPKNLSDADDINYELEKIYKRKSKEEQERLLKKAQEKQMANKGIYTEDMGKLSRRDGEQIWIQKYKPNLDMVAKSNFDKKINVLIQECLAGARAIGDDHIKWLLSKAVVNALHAYDDHVQVPYGNIFYVHAMDMINGMSGVPSGQALLETWLGVEKIAKENIYMRAICYNQESLKNKYNAAAPSIIDISWDDGQNAAKTAIAAFVAADKAWQEWAADKTNNSYMLHGQKFSLLKTFYWMSELTQSAVKWSMKYTLSSEFAKKLGRLTFYTFAHSGMLAENVKKNALYYIIPEQTLKGRIKLTPEMVQNNWKKYSSAATNPSKTASQIDRIIANSSPSASLRVAGVVAIFELINLGTQISKFNIDPSVDNTLSYMSGMMATTAAILEVGSSSMEKFSFAERAAYIAKCGAYFAIAGAIVSFIIDLKGLNKAFEESNGYAFALNLLKAASSFGTLAVGFSAFLNLPIMRNSTLYSMVERYAIGRALLGIKVVRVGAMLSVAGIALVALEIYLKNYVLDNAMQDWCQKCAFKLKKENGEDAFKDVKEEEKEFNNAVVSV, from the coding sequence AACTGCTGCAAACATGCAAAATAGTAGTGCAGGACAGGCCCAGAAAGAGTGTTCAAATTTTTGTCGTAAAAAAGGCTTTAATATTTTGCCTGTAAGGTACACCGTTGTTAAAGATAATCCACCTGCTTTACCTGCATCCTTAGGTAAAAATGTTAAAGATATTCAATTAAGCCATCTCAAATATGCGGTTGAGATGATTGATACTGGTTATATCTATCGCTTAGTGAAAAGAACATCTGGAGCGTTGGAATGGGCGGGATATAAAGTTACCCCAAATGGACATTTGTCTTATTTCCCTGTGGGTAAAGAGGCACCTAAAAGTGTTCCAGAGTTCGCATGTAAAGGAGCAGGTCATAGTTTTAATTCATCTGTCATAGCTGTAGAAAGTAATCCTAAAGATGAGGCGAAGATTGCATATATTATTCATACACATGTGCCTATGAGTAAGGCTAAAATATCCGAGTATGAAAAAAATGCCGATAAGTTTGTAACAGAAGGAAAATGGCAGAAAATTTTAATTAATGGTGGAAGTGCACAAGAACATTGTATTGCTGCCAGCCAATTTAAAACTACGGTTTATAATCTAAACAGTTTTGGTAAAAACCGTATCGATGCAACATTAAACAAGTTTAAAGATGAGCCTAAATCGCTTGCCTGTATGGCATTGTATGATCCTGTAGGAATTACAAGAAAATTAAATACATTACGTAATTCAGAATTTAAAAAAGTAATGGATTTTTTAGCAAAAAAAGAAGGGGATTTTACAAACGAGCATCGTTTACATAGTTCTCAATGTATTGATAGTATTAAAATTTGTTTAGAAAATAGATTGTTAAATGAACGTAGCCAATTGAGTACTCAGGTAACCAAAAGTCAAGTATTAATGGGTTTGTGGGATGAATTACCAAAAAACTTATCAGATGCTGATGATATTAATTATGAGTTAGAAAAAATATATAAAAGAAAGTCAAAAGAAGAACAAGAAAGGCTATTAAAGAAAGCTCAAGAGAAGCAAATGGCAAATAAAGGTATTTATACTGAAGATATGGGGAAATTAAGTAGGAGGGACGGAGAGCAGATTTGGATTCAAAAATATAAGCCAAATTTAGATATGGTGGCTAAATCAAATTTTGATAAAAAAATTAATGTATTAATTCAAGAATGTTTAGCTGGAGCAAGAGCTATAGGAGATGATCATATTAAATGGTTATTGTCTAAAGCTGTAGTCAATGCCCTTCATGCTTATGATGATCATGTGCAAGTTCCATATGGAAATATTTTTTATGTTCATGCCATGGATATGATTAATGGGATGAGTGGGGTGCCAAGTGGACAAGCATTACTTGAAACTTGGTTGGGGGTAGAAAAAATTGCCAAAGAAAATATTTATATGAGGGCAATTTGTTATAACCAAGAAAGTTTAAAAAATAAATATAATGCAGCAGCACCAAGTATTATTGATATTTCTTGGGATGATGGACAAAATGCGGCTAAAACTGCGATTGCAGCATTTGTTGCCGCAGATAAAGCTTGGCAAGAATGGGCGGCAGATAAAACCAATAATAGTTACATGCTACATGGGCAAAAATTTAGCCTATTAAAAACGTTTTACTGGATGTCTGAACTGACCCAAAGTGCAGTGAAGTGGAGTATGAAATATACGCTAAGTTCAGAATTTGCAAAAAAACTTGGACGCTTAACGTTTTATACATTTGCCCATAGTGGTATGTTGGCAGAAAACGTTAAAAAAAATGCGCTGTATTATATTATTCCGGAACAAACTTTGAAAGGACGTATTAAGCTGACACCTGAAATGGTTCAAAATAATTGGAAAAAATATTCTTCGGCTGCAACAAATCCGAGTAAAACCGCTAGTCAAATTGATCGAATTATTGCGAATAGTTCACCAAGCGCAAGCTTACGTGTAGCCGGTGTGGTTGCAATATTTGAGTTAATTAACTTAGGAACACAAATTTCTAAGTTTAATATCGATCCATCAGTAGATAATACTTTGTCATATATGTCAGGCATGATGGCCACAACAGCTGCTATTTTAGAAGTGGGTAGTAGCTCAATGGAAAAGTTTTCTTTTGCAGAGCGTGCCGCGTATATTGCTAAGTGTGGGGCATATTTTGCAATTGCAGGTGCTATTGTTTCATTTATTATTGATTTAAAAGGACTTAACAAAGCATTTGAAGAAAGTAATGGATATGCTTTTGCTTTAAATCTTTTAAAGGCTGCTAGTTCCTTTGGTACATTAGCAGTCGGCTTTAGTGCATTTCTTAACTTGCCTATAATGCGTAATTCCACACTATATAGTATGGTTGAGCGATATGCTATTGGGCGAGCATTATTGGGTATAAAGGTTGTTCGTGTGGGTGCGATGCTGAGTGTAGCTGGTATAGCACTCGTTGCTTTAGAAATTTATTTAAAGAATTATGTTTTGGATAATGCTATGCAAGATTGGTGTCAAAAATGTGCATTCAAGCTAAAAAAGGAAAATGGTGAAGATGCTTTTAAAGATGTTAAAGAAGAAGAAAAAGAATTTAATAATGCAGTAGTGAGTGTCTAA
- a CDS encoding putative type VI secretion system effector: protein MENLKLNLKLVKGPIHSLEKAKSKIPVNQNIGGIAAGTAFAGVLAESSSLLTSAPILVMAAKAKDGITFIGEIEGYPVIGQFTTVRFKENDELIAVISDSPVDGRYQVYAILDPKSGLLYMIYEMGRSVKKGYKAIFMQTYYFTLLSWAVISISLLIFYIFRFSYSWDSFLRLIVWSFGGIFGIAALMAFVNYFAYRKSYENFGNLSEQIFEKLGFENPKEQDFYNDFLTDDGVQISVMKYRKNLKGNDPYPQDYFSKNTTSE, encoded by the coding sequence ATGGAAAATTTAAAATTAAACCTTAAGTTGGTTAAAGGCCCCATACATTCTTTAGAAAAAGCAAAGTCTAAAATTCCAGTCAATCAGAATATTGGTGGAATTGCGGCTGGGACTGCTTTTGCAGGTGTGCTCGCGGAAAGTAGTTCGTTGCTTACCAGTGCTCCTATACTAGTAATGGCTGCTAAAGCTAAGGATGGTATAACTTTTATTGGTGAAATAGAAGGATATCCAGTAATAGGACAATTTACGACAGTTCGTTTTAAAGAAAATGATGAACTGATAGCTGTAATTAGTGATAGCCCTGTAGATGGTCGCTATCAAGTTTATGCAATCCTCGACCCTAAGTCTGGTTTATTATATATGATTTATGAAATGGGGCGATCGGTAAAAAAAGGCTATAAAGCTATTTTTATGCAGACCTATTACTTTACCTTGTTGTCATGGGCGGTGATATCAATTTCACTGTTAATATTTTATATATTTAGATTTTCTTATTCTTGGGATTCTTTTTTACGTTTAATTGTGTGGAGTTTTGGGGGGATATTTGGGATAGCAGCTTTGATGGCTTTTGTGAATTATTTTGCTTATCGAAAATCATACGAGAATTTTGGCAATTTATCTGAACAAATATTTGAAAAATTGGGTTTTGAAAATCCTAAAGAACAGGATTTTTATAATGATTTCTTAACTGATGATGGTGTTCAGATTAGTGTAATGAAATATAGAAAAAATTTAAAAGGTAATGATCCTTACCCTCAAGATTATTTTAGTAAGAATACAACAAGCGAATAA
- the tssF gene encoding type VI secretion system baseplate subunit TssF: MIEELLPFYEKQLQEFGQQSREFAQKYPKIAQRLSLNQEQIDDPHIERLIQAFSLISARIDKKLADSYDVFTRSLFEVMFPQYLRHFPACSVISFEDINKIKQLTEAHIVPASTVLKSRSFKGVQCEFNTTQEVKLLPISLQALEFKSTPSAHMHLSQNATLTLKFEIFNRAHACLINEKLPIYLDAISNFPLQVLDSIFKKGTTFAVKIGQKIVELDKNPFELTGFSEQESLLPLDQHTHHAYRLLMEYFCFPEKFNYLKLDLGFLKRLSLEESSFELLIHFKLNLNDQAIVRNYSELNVANFKLFTTPVINLFEKYAEPQKIVHKQLEYPLITDAHHPEFYQVYSITEMNMVREKTSQEESYVPVLPFFAMSHYHSDTARFFYSVNYQKLQPNFVEMGYSIISKNLNPSSTRSDFISTKLLCSNRDLPHEALGQSNNILNLNDSSLARRAIVLKRPTKPYQFGQSQSEQWRVISHLSLNSLALMKGDAVSHIKELLALYNLPLSKENYLIIESIKHLEFSLTHKLVDGKPFPMFVRGVKAELRIDSSVFRGHSLYIFSQLLSRVFNLKVQINSFVDLVVKDYSSQQELYQCSQNVGGKTLL; encoded by the coding sequence GTGATAGAAGAGCTTTTACCTTTTTACGAAAAACAACTACAGGAATTTGGTCAGCAATCTCGTGAATTTGCCCAAAAATATCCGAAAATTGCTCAGCGTCTATCTTTAAATCAAGAGCAGATCGATGATCCGCATATTGAACGTCTTATACAGGCTTTTTCATTAATTTCGGCTCGTATTGATAAAAAGCTTGCTGATAGTTATGACGTATTTACACGTTCTTTATTTGAGGTGATGTTCCCTCAATACTTACGTCATTTTCCGGCTTGTTCTGTAATAAGTTTTGAAGATATAAATAAAATAAAGCAGCTCACAGAAGCGCATATTGTTCCTGCATCCACAGTTTTGAAGTCTCGCAGTTTTAAAGGCGTTCAGTGTGAGTTTAATACCACGCAAGAAGTCAAATTACTCCCGATAAGCTTGCAAGCGCTAGAGTTCAAAAGTACACCTAGTGCCCATATGCATTTAAGTCAAAATGCGACTTTAACTTTGAAATTTGAAATTTTTAATCGTGCTCATGCGTGTTTAATAAACGAAAAATTACCTATTTATTTAGATGCAATTTCTAATTTTCCACTTCAAGTACTAGATAGTATTTTTAAAAAGGGCACAACTTTTGCTGTTAAAATAGGACAGAAAATTGTTGAATTGGACAAAAATCCATTTGAGTTAACAGGTTTTTCAGAGCAAGAAAGTCTATTGCCACTCGATCAACATACTCATCATGCTTATCGTTTACTGATGGAATATTTTTGTTTTCCTGAAAAATTTAATTATCTGAAACTCGATTTAGGTTTTTTAAAGCGCTTATCTTTAGAAGAAAGTAGTTTTGAACTGCTTATACATTTTAAATTAAATTTAAATGATCAAGCCATAGTTCGAAATTATTCTGAATTAAATGTCGCTAATTTTAAGTTGTTCACTACACCAGTCATTAATTTATTTGAAAAATATGCTGAACCTCAAAAAATTGTACATAAACAATTAGAATACCCACTGATTACAGATGCTCATCATCCTGAGTTTTATCAAGTCTATTCAATTACTGAAATGAATATGGTTCGCGAAAAAACGAGTCAAGAAGAAAGCTATGTTCCAGTACTGCCTTTTTTTGCGATGAGCCACTATCATTCTGACACGGCACGTTTTTTCTATTCGGTGAATTATCAAAAGTTACAGCCCAATTTTGTCGAAATGGGTTATTCAATTATTTCAAAAAACTTAAATCCTTCTTCAACACGTTCGGATTTTATTAGTACTAAACTATTATGCTCAAATCGTGACTTACCACATGAAGCATTAGGACAGTCCAATAATATATTAAATCTAAATGATAGTAGTTTGGCTCGCCGTGCCATTGTTTTAAAAAGACCTACAAAACCTTATCAATTTGGTCAAAGCCAGAGTGAGCAGTGGCGTGTTATTTCGCATCTTTCATTAAATAGTTTAGCTTTAATGAAAGGTGATGCGGTATCTCATATTAAAGAGTTACTTGCGTTGTACAACTTACCTTTATCAAAAGAAAATTATCTAATTATTGAGTCAATCAAACATCTCGAATTTTCTCTCACTCACAAGCTTGTAGATGGAAAGCCATTCCCAATGTTTGTAAGAGGGGTAAAAGCAGAATTACGGATTGATTCATCGGTATTTAGAGGACATAGCCTATACATTTTTAGTCAATTGCTAAGTCGTGTTTTTAATTTAAAGGTTCAAATTAATAGTTTTGTTGATTTGGTTGTTAAGGATTATTCATCTCAGCAGGAGTTATACCAATGCAGTCAGAACGTTGGTGGCAAGACTCTTCTGTAA
- a CDS encoding putative type VI secretion system effector has product MEHKLNLKLVKGPIHSLEKAKSKIPVNQNIGGIAAGTAFAGVLAESSSLLTSAPILVMAGKAKDGIIFTGEIEEHSLLGQFTTVRFKENDELIAVINDSPVDGRYQVYAIVDPKSGLLYMIYEMGRSVKKGYKAIIMQTYYFTIICGGGVSIMFLLFYIFDFNYSWDSFFSLLSWIFISFLMCIGMMAFVNYFAYRKSYENFGNLSEQIFEKLGFENPKEQDFYNDFLTDDGVQISVMKYRKNLKGQDPYPEDYFDKKNFLK; this is encoded by the coding sequence GTGGAACATAAATTAAACCTTAAGCTAGTTAAAGGTCCAATACATTCTTTAGAAAAAGCAAAGTCTAAAATTCCTGTAAATCAGAATATTGGTGGAATTGCGGCTGGAACTGCTTTTGCGGGTGTGCTCGCGGAAAGTAGTTCGCTGCTTACCAGTGCTCCTATACTAGTAATGGCAGGTAAAGCTAAAGATGGCATCATCTTTACGGGGGAAATAGAAGAACATTCTTTACTAGGGCAATTTACGACGGTTCGTTTTAAAGAAAATGATGAACTGATAGCTGTAATTAATGATAGCCCTGTGGATGGGCGCTACCAAGTTTATGCAATAGTCGACCCTAAGTCTGGTTTATTATATATGATTTATGAAATGGGGCGATCGGTAAAAAAGGGCTATAAAGCTATTATTATGCAAACCTATTACTTTACTATTATTTGTGGAGGTGGGGTGTCAATAATGTTCTTGCTTTTCTATATTTTTGATTTCAATTACTCTTGGGATTCTTTTTTCTCTTTATTATCTTGGATCTTTATAAGCTTCCTCATGTGCATAGGAATGATGGCTTTTGTTAATTATTTTGCTTATCGAAAATCATACGAGAATTTTGGCAATTTATCTGAACAAATATTTGAAAAATTGGGTTTTGAAAATCCTAAAGAACAGGACTTTTATAATGATTTCTTAACTGATGATGGTGTTCAGATTAGTGTAATGAAATATAGAAAAAATTTAAAAGGTCAAGATCCTTATCCAGAAGATTATTTTGATAAGAAAAATTTTTTGAAGTAA